Proteins found in one uncultured Desulfuromonas sp. genomic segment:
- a CDS encoding YbjQ family protein codes for MDLLLENLDLVIFVVLLCLGYSAGSWAERKHYKAIETREQELLDMAVVTAEGSFPKNNVAQAVLVTGSAVISIDYFKRLLAILRNIFGGRVKSYESLVDRARREAILRMKAAAKEQGAGMIVNLRLETSAIGRNANQKKQIGSVEAIAYGTAVRFNQS; via the coding sequence AAATCTCGATCTGGTGATTTTTGTCGTTCTGCTTTGTCTGGGCTACTCCGCCGGAAGCTGGGCCGAAAGAAAACACTACAAAGCCATTGAAACACGGGAGCAGGAGCTGCTTGACATGGCCGTTGTTACGGCGGAAGGGAGCTTTCCGAAAAACAATGTTGCCCAGGCGGTTCTCGTCACCGGCAGTGCGGTCATTTCCATCGACTACTTTAAACGCCTGCTGGCTATTTTGCGCAATATTTTCGGCGGCCGGGTCAAATCCTACGAATCGCTGGTGGATCGCGCCCGACGTGAAGCAATTTTGCGCATGAAGGCCGCCGCCAAGGAGCAAGGCGCGGGCATGATTGTCAATCTTCGCCTGGAAACCTCCGCCATTGGTCGCAATGCCAATCAGAAGAAGCAGATCGGCAGCGTGGAAGCCATTGCCTACGGCACGGCGGTACGTTTTAACCAATCATGA
- a CDS encoding M48 family metallopeptidase → MKFTPKQLPGNVNVSRTHPLVEFFWLVSGIVILGAVFVFALGFTTDWVAEKAPLSLENWIGNQTLKHFPGEGNPELSQRLDALLASADSEPGLQRYSFRILLLESDEVNAAALPGGTIVIFSGLLEEIASENELMMVIGHELGHFAHRDHLRGLGRGLGIAMATAMIFGQDSGFSDLVAKAVLPVQAGYSQRQERAADLFALDLLAHYYGHCGGASDFFVRHAAESGPKLTYLLASHPHPQARIEALNQMIEQKHYALQPPEPLGQDLRKIMEFDQAKN, encoded by the coding sequence ATGAAATTCACACCGAAACAGCTGCCGGGAAACGTCAACGTTTCCCGGACGCATCCTCTCGTTGAATTTTTTTGGCTGGTTTCCGGGATCGTGATCTTGGGCGCGGTGTTTGTCTTCGCCCTCGGCTTTACCACGGATTGGGTGGCGGAAAAGGCTCCGCTCTCCCTTGAGAACTGGATTGGCAACCAGACGCTGAAACATTTCCCCGGCGAGGGGAACCCGGAGCTGAGCCAACGGTTGGACGCCCTTTTGGCGTCGGCAGACTCAGAACCGGGTCTGCAACGGTATTCGTTTCGGATTTTATTGCTTGAAAGCGATGAGGTGAATGCCGCAGCTCTGCCCGGCGGGACGATTGTGATTTTTTCCGGGCTGCTGGAGGAGATCGCTTCGGAAAACGAGCTGATGATGGTGATCGGCCACGAGCTGGGCCATTTTGCCCACCGCGACCACCTGCGCGGACTTGGCCGCGGTCTCGGCATTGCCATGGCCACGGCGATGATTTTTGGACAGGACAGTGGGTTCAGTGACCTGGTCGCCAAAGCGGTTCTGCCGGTCCAGGCCGGGTATTCCCAACGCCAGGAGCGCGCAGCAGACCTTTTTGCGCTGGACCTGTTAGCCCACTATTACGGACACTGCGGCGGTGCCAGCGATTTCTTTGTCCGCCATGCTGCCGAAAGCGGCCCCAAGCTGACCTATTTACTCGCCTCCCACCCTCACCCCCAGGCACGTATTGAAGCCTTGAACCAGATGATTGAGCAAAAGCATTACGCTCTCCAGCCCCCCGAACCGTTGGGTCAGGACCTACGCAAGATCATGGAG